A genomic segment from Bradyrhizobium sp. CB1015 encodes:
- a CDS encoding VOC family protein has protein sequence MTKLRAMLVLATLALSASALPVAADSIPGLRGHDHTGITVPDVKAATAFFTDVLGCSHAMSFGPFSDDKGTFMQDVVNVNPRAVIDEISIVRCGYGSNIELFQYESPDQVKTLPKNSDIGGHHIALYVDDIVKAAEYLRSKNVKTMQGPIPVNEGPASGQSILYFLTPWGMQMELISYPKGMAYEKSAKTVLWSTIEPMK, from the coding sequence ATGACAAAGTTGAGAGCTATGCTTGTTCTCGCCACGCTTGCGCTGAGTGCCTCCGCGCTTCCAGTTGCGGCCGATTCGATTCCGGGCCTGCGCGGCCACGACCACACCGGCATCACGGTGCCCGACGTGAAGGCGGCGACCGCCTTCTTCACCGACGTGCTCGGCTGCTCGCACGCGATGTCGTTCGGGCCATTCTCGGACGACAAGGGCACGTTCATGCAGGATGTCGTGAACGTAAATCCGCGTGCGGTCATCGACGAGATCAGCATAGTCCGCTGCGGCTACGGCTCTAACATCGAGCTGTTCCAGTACGAATCGCCCGACCAGGTCAAGACGCTGCCGAAGAACTCCGATATCGGCGGCCACCACATCGCGCTCTATGTCGACGACATCGTTAAGGCTGCCGAGTATCTGCGATCGAAGAACGTCAAGACCATGCAGGGGCCGATCCCCGTCAATGAAGGACCGGCATCCGGCCAGTCCATTCTCTACTTCCTGACGCCATGGGGAATGCAGATGGAACTGATCAGCTACCCCAAGGGCATGGCCTATGAGAAGAGCGCCAAGACCGTGTTGTGGTCGACGATCGAGCCGATGAAATGA
- a CDS encoding SDR family oxidoreductase — protein MTNWAFVTGGAGDIGSAVCQALARDGLGIVCVDLDEERAEKICSGIRMEGGQAVSFKVDATDPASVLAAAAAAMKLGNITALVNTVGRAKGASIFTMDYAVWREDIAANLDSAFLCIQALRDQLIAQQGSIVSIATVNGLGVYGFPGYSAGKAGLIHLTRCLAVELGPYGVRVNAVAPGTVRTRAWNARLEANPGVFDELQALCPLPRISGPANVADAVAFLVSEKASMITGQTIAVDGGLSAGIPAAGGAVTQLSHRS, from the coding sequence ATGACCAACTGGGCTTTCGTCACGGGGGGCGCCGGAGATATCGGCAGCGCTGTTTGTCAGGCTCTCGCGCGCGATGGGCTCGGCATTGTCTGCGTCGATCTGGATGAAGAGCGAGCGGAAAAGATTTGCTCGGGCATCCGCATGGAAGGCGGTCAGGCCGTTTCATTCAAAGTAGACGCGACCGATCCTGCGTCGGTTTTGGCCGCAGCGGCCGCGGCCATGAAGCTCGGGAACATCACCGCTCTCGTCAACACGGTTGGCCGCGCGAAGGGAGCTTCGATCTTCACGATGGACTATGCCGTTTGGCGTGAAGACATCGCCGCAAATCTCGACTCCGCGTTTCTTTGCATTCAGGCTTTGCGTGACCAATTGATTGCGCAGCAAGGGAGCATCGTCAGCATCGCAACCGTCAATGGCCTCGGGGTTTACGGCTTCCCGGGCTACAGCGCCGGAAAGGCGGGGTTGATCCATCTGACAAGATGCCTCGCCGTCGAACTTGGGCCCTATGGCGTCCGAGTGAATGCTGTCGCACCAGGGACCGTCCGAACCCGCGCCTGGAACGCACGCCTCGAAGCCAACCCAGGCGTCTTCGACGAGCTGCAAGCGCTCTGCCCGCTGCCGCGAATTTCAGGTCCTGCGAACGTTGCCGACGCGGTCGCGTTTCTCGTCTCCGAGAAGGCATCGATGATCACCGGCCAAACCATCGCAGTCGACGGCGGACTATCGGCGGGTATTCCTGCTGCCGGTGGCGCAGTGACGCAATTGTCACATCGGAGTTGA
- a CDS encoding amidase has product MNAEDLCFASAAELTRLYQSRALSPVELVQAVLERIERLEPHLNAFARLTPETALGRARKAERALVKGEATGPLHGIPVTIKDHEAIAGLPTEFGSFTAKGKTADFTTPMVKRLRDAGAIILGKTTTPEFGWKGVSEGPLTGTTHNPWKHGYNAGASSSGAGVGAAAGYGPLHQGGDGAGSIRMPAHFCGVFGLKPTYGRVPIYPPSTGDNTLHLGPITRNVADASLMLKVMAGPHPWDQTSLESPPLDYPGRLHDTSPRPLRIAFSPDLGHARVDRDVADLVSAAVTVFEAELGLTVEEVTPAWGPHGPELARFFWPAHFAARHASLLPEWEAKMDPGFVTCIRAGMNYSLAEYQSMRLKKYAYAVEIHRFFENWDFLITPSVSVAAFPADRLQPAHWPQHSWDWLSWAEFSYPFNLSGNPASSIPCGFTPEGLPVGLQIVGRRFDDLGVLQLASRFETARPWAQHRPPHLHATS; this is encoded by the coding sequence ATGAACGCCGAAGATCTTTGTTTCGCATCTGCCGCCGAGTTAACGCGTCTCTACCAATCGCGAGCGCTGTCCCCAGTGGAGCTCGTGCAAGCCGTTCTCGAACGCATTGAGCGTCTGGAGCCGCATCTGAACGCCTTTGCCCGGTTGACCCCGGAGACGGCTCTCGGCCGGGCACGAAAAGCTGAACGGGCTCTCGTCAAAGGAGAAGCGACCGGTCCCCTGCACGGGATTCCGGTCACGATCAAGGACCACGAAGCAATCGCCGGATTGCCGACGGAGTTCGGCAGTTTCACAGCCAAGGGCAAGACGGCGGATTTCACCACGCCCATGGTGAAGCGGCTGCGGGATGCGGGCGCGATCATCCTGGGCAAGACCACGACGCCGGAGTTTGGCTGGAAAGGCGTCAGCGAAGGACCGTTGACCGGGACGACACATAATCCATGGAAGCACGGCTACAATGCCGGCGCCTCTTCGTCGGGCGCGGGCGTCGGAGCAGCCGCGGGATATGGGCCGCTTCACCAGGGCGGAGACGGCGCCGGCTCGATCCGCATGCCTGCGCATTTCTGTGGCGTATTCGGGCTGAAGCCGACGTATGGTCGCGTTCCCATCTATCCACCCTCCACCGGCGACAACACCCTCCACTTGGGGCCGATCACGCGCAACGTCGCTGACGCGAGCCTGATGCTGAAGGTGATGGCCGGACCTCATCCATGGGATCAGACAAGCCTGGAGTCCCCGCCATTGGATTATCCCGGCCGACTGCATGACACGTCTCCTCGGCCCCTGCGCATCGCTTTCAGTCCTGATCTCGGTCACGCGCGCGTCGACCGGGACGTCGCCGATCTGGTCTCTGCGGCCGTGACGGTGTTCGAAGCCGAATTGGGGCTCACGGTCGAGGAGGTCACGCCTGCCTGGGGCCCGCATGGTCCAGAACTCGCTCGCTTCTTCTGGCCAGCACATTTCGCCGCCCGTCATGCATCGCTCCTGCCCGAGTGGGAAGCAAAGATGGATCCGGGGTTCGTGACTTGTATCCGCGCCGGAATGAACTACTCGCTTGCTGAGTATCAGAGCATGCGGCTCAAGAAGTACGCCTACGCGGTCGAGATACACCGCTTCTTCGAGAATTGGGACTTCCTCATCACGCCGTCCGTGTCCGTCGCCGCGTTTCCGGCGGATCGACTGCAGCCCGCGCATTGGCCGCAACATTCCTGGGACTGGTTGAGCTGGGCGGAGTTCTCCTACCCATTCAACCTGTCGGGGAATCCGGCGTCCTCAATCCCTTGCGGATTCACACCGGAGGGCCTGCCGGTCGGGCTGCAGATCGTCGGACGGCGTTTCGACGATCTCGGGGTCTTGCAGCTGGCATCCCGGTTCGAGACGGCGCGACCCTGGGCGCAGCATCGCCCACCTCACCTCCATGCAACATCGTAA
- a CDS encoding ABC transporter substrate-binding protein, with product MVTRRTLLKGAGASILPLFSPAVSRAQSRPVVKFIPQSDLALLDPVQSPALVSRNHGLMVFDTLYGMDASFTIQPQMAAGHLVEDDGRRWTINLRDGLTFHDGTPVLAKDAVASIERWWRLDVLGKQLAAITDELTAPSDKVIRFRLKQPFPSLPFALGKPSRCCFIMPERLAQTDPAKQISEMIGSGPFRFRADERLAGTRAVYEKFAGYVPRQEAPGFTAGAKMVHVDRVEWHTLPDASTAAAALRVGEMDWWEQPTADLLPQLKSLRGVTVDVKDKAGYLALLQFNHLQPPFNNPAIRRAFLAAVNQADYMTAVMGEDHSLWKDNVGFFLPGSPSASDVGLDVFKQPRSIEKVKKELHAAGYNGEKVVFLVPSDIPSLNAMSEIAADMFRRSGVNLDYQALDWGTVLPRLNSQQPVDRGGWSVWCNYTSGILGLNPISHTFLRGIGAAGFSGAGWPTSAALEGYRDAYMNTADVAERKKITDSMQRQAFEDVPYIPLGFYYQPTAYRSNLTGIVDGMPVFWNLKNG from the coding sequence ATGGTCACTCGCAGAACCCTCCTCAAAGGCGCAGGCGCATCGATCCTGCCGTTGTTCAGTCCCGCAGTGAGCAGAGCACAGAGCCGGCCGGTCGTGAAATTCATCCCTCAGTCGGACCTAGCCCTGCTTGACCCGGTGCAAAGCCCGGCCCTGGTCAGCCGCAACCACGGCCTGATGGTCTTCGACACCCTGTACGGAATGGACGCATCGTTCACGATCCAGCCTCAGATGGCCGCTGGCCATCTCGTCGAGGATGACGGCCGGCGCTGGACCATCAACTTGCGCGATGGACTGACTTTTCACGACGGCACTCCGGTCCTTGCAAAAGACGCAGTGGCGAGCATCGAGCGCTGGTGGCGCCTCGATGTCCTCGGAAAGCAGCTCGCCGCCATCACGGATGAACTGACTGCACCCAGCGACAAGGTCATCCGCTTTCGGCTGAAGCAACCCTTTCCGTCGTTGCCCTTTGCGCTCGGCAAGCCGTCAAGGTGTTGCTTCATCATGCCCGAGCGTCTCGCCCAGACGGATCCCGCAAAGCAGATAAGTGAAATGATCGGAAGCGGTCCCTTCCGCTTCCGAGCCGACGAGCGCCTGGCCGGCACGCGCGCCGTGTACGAGAAATTCGCGGGCTATGTCCCCCGGCAGGAGGCCCCGGGCTTCACCGCGGGAGCGAAGATGGTTCACGTCGATCGCGTCGAATGGCACACGTTGCCCGATGCGTCGACTGCCGCGGCGGCGCTTCGGGTCGGCGAGATGGATTGGTGGGAACAGCCTACTGCCGATCTTCTACCTCAGCTCAAGTCATTGCGCGGCGTGACTGTCGACGTCAAGGACAAGGCTGGTTATCTCGCACTCCTGCAGTTCAACCACCTGCAGCCGCCGTTCAACAATCCGGCCATTCGCCGCGCATTCCTCGCCGCCGTGAACCAAGCCGATTACATGACTGCTGTCATGGGCGAGGATCATAGCCTCTGGAAGGACAACGTCGGCTTCTTCTTGCCGGGCTCGCCGTCGGCCAGCGATGTGGGCCTCGATGTCTTCAAGCAGCCACGCAGCATCGAGAAGGTCAAGAAGGAGCTCCATGCGGCCGGGTACAATGGCGAGAAGGTCGTGTTTCTGGTCCCCTCCGACATCCCATCGCTGAATGCGATGAGCGAAATCGCCGCGGACATGTTCCGGCGCAGCGGCGTCAATCTGGACTACCAAGCGCTGGACTGGGGAACGGTGCTGCCCCGCCTCAACTCGCAGCAGCCCGTCGATCGCGGTGGCTGGAGCGTCTGGTGCAACTATACGTCAGGCATCTTGGGGCTTAACCCGATCAGTCACACCTTCCTGAGAGGCATCGGCGCCGCCGGCTTCTCGGGCGCCGGCTGGCCGACCAGCGCTGCTCTCGAAGGCTACCGTGACGCCTACATGAACACAGCCGATGTGGCCGAGCGGAAGAAGATCACCGACTCGATGCAAAGGCAGGCTTTCGAGGACGTGCCCTACATTCCGCTGGGGTTTTACTACCAGCCGACCGCCTATCGCTCAAATCTGACCGGCATCGTCGACGGCATGCCGGTCTTCTGGAATTTGAAGAACGGCTGA
- a CDS encoding amino acid deaminase produces MNKSKIGIAPAGLAPWEKGVPPTSENILLDDVPKQGWEILREDLPLPLAVIRESALRHNSAWMKRFLSAQNVRFAPHGKTTMAPDLFGLQIADGAWAITLSTTHQIRVARAFGHSRIFLANQLVGRAAIEFALSEIRNDPDFEFYCLVDDAENAKSIARQASMMRLPRAVNVLVELGYPGGRTGCRSVAQAFDLARVVAATAGLSLAGIEGFEGLLNSPQPAEAAAKVEAFLDCMVDLAERCAAEHLFSVDEPILSAGGSSYFDIVAAKLKQARLGRPHHVVLRSGCYITHDAMMYTRAFERLRERSPAIVGNDEGFRPALEVWSYVQSRPEPQKAILGLGKRDISPDEPPVALSWYRPNSGMGRPLPIPPEHKVTGLNDQHCHMTLPASSQLSVGDMVALGISHPCLTFDKWRIVHMVDDDYRITRSLRTYF; encoded by the coding sequence ATGAACAAATCAAAAATCGGGATCGCCCCGGCCGGTCTGGCGCCCTGGGAAAAGGGCGTTCCGCCAACCTCCGAGAACATCTTGCTCGACGATGTGCCCAAGCAGGGCTGGGAGATTCTGAGAGAAGACCTCCCCCTCCCCCTGGCCGTCATCAGAGAATCGGCGCTGCGGCACAACAGCGCCTGGATGAAGCGGTTCTTGAGCGCCCAGAATGTCCGGTTCGCTCCCCACGGCAAAACGACGATGGCGCCCGATCTGTTCGGTCTCCAGATTGCGGACGGTGCGTGGGCGATTACGCTATCCACCACGCATCAGATCAGGGTCGCAAGAGCATTCGGCCACAGCAGGATATTCCTGGCAAACCAGCTTGTCGGGCGTGCTGCCATCGAATTCGCGCTCTCGGAAATCCGCAACGATCCGGATTTCGAGTTCTATTGCCTTGTCGACGACGCCGAGAATGCCAAATCGATCGCGCGACAAGCATCGATGATGCGATTGCCGCGAGCGGTGAATGTGCTGGTCGAGCTGGGTTATCCGGGTGGACGCACCGGGTGCCGCTCCGTCGCCCAAGCTTTCGATCTCGCGCGCGTGGTTGCAGCAACGGCCGGACTCAGTTTGGCGGGAATCGAAGGTTTCGAGGGCCTCCTCAATTCGCCCCAGCCAGCCGAGGCGGCCGCCAAGGTCGAAGCGTTTCTCGATTGCATGGTCGATCTCGCGGAGCGGTGCGCAGCCGAGCATCTGTTCTCGGTCGACGAGCCGATTTTGAGCGCAGGCGGATCATCCTATTTCGACATCGTGGCGGCCAAACTCAAGCAAGCCCGTCTCGGTCGGCCACATCACGTGGTTCTGCGATCCGGCTGCTACATCACGCACGACGCCATGATGTACACGCGGGCATTCGAGCGGCTTCGCGAGCGCAGCCCAGCCATCGTCGGGAACGACGAGGGCTTCCGCCCGGCACTCGAAGTCTGGAGTTACGTCCAGTCGCGTCCCGAGCCGCAGAAGGCAATCCTTGGATTGGGCAAGCGCGACATCTCCCCTGACGAACCCCCGGTTGCGCTGAGCTGGTATCGACCGAACAGCGGGATGGGGAGACCTCTCCCGATCCCACCGGAGCACAAAGTCACAGGACTGAATGACCAGCATTGCCACATGACGCTGCCGGCGAGTTCGCAGCTCAGCGTGGGAGACATGGTGGCGCTCGGCATCTCTCACCCTTGTTTGACGTTCGACAAGTGGAGGATCGTACACATGGTCGACGATGATTATCGGATAACGCGGAGCCTGAGGACCTATTTTTGA